CTTCTGAATTCACCAGACCTCTCTGGCACATGgactctgtgccaggtactgagcTAATCTTCAGGATGCATTAAGAGCAGGGACAGTCCTTGCCCTCAGGCCATCCAAAACAATGCTGGTGAGCCCAAGCAGCTCCAAACCCAATCTGTAGGCCTGGTAATGCTATTCAGAGAGCTCCCTAGGGGCAGTGGTCAGTTTCTTGCACTCTTGAAGGCACAAGAGAAAGGGCTGGGGAGTTCCTGGTTGCTCATGGCTGTTAAGTGCCCAGGCTCCCGAGTCTGAATCCTGACTGGGTTGTTTCTTGAGACGCTGAGTAAggctccatttcctcctctgtacaaTGACAGTATATACTCACACGGGATGTTTGAAAGACTCACACCAGTGTGACCACTGACCAGTCTGCTTTGTGGGGACCCCTCCCCGCATTATACAGAACTTACCCACAGGCTTCTTGCCTGAGGAAATCCAGCCCACAGGCAGAAGGGTCTGCCCTACCCACTTCTGTTTAATCCCCCTTCCGCCCTCAGCTCTCCAAGCTTTGGCCCCTGGGAGAGACTTCCTCTTATGCAGCCCTTGACGCTGCCCTGATTCCACCATCCTCAGGGGCATGGGCAGCTCTGATCAGGACCATCCCTCTGGGGCTTTCtctcacactggggcctgctcCCCAACATTCCACAGTGACCCCCCCACACCTCACTCACAATTCGAGTGAAAGCTGTTTGGGCAACCAGCGTTCCCAAGGAATTAGGGAGAGTCACTGGCCAAAGCCCAGGAGGGGTGTGGCCAGTATTATTGCTCTGCTTAACAAACGAAGTCACCGAGGCAAGTGGAAGTCAAATCTCCTTCCCCAGCTCATGCAGTGGTCTTTAAAGGCGAGGTCAGGCTGAGGGgcagggtcacctgagcccaggaggttggggttgcagtgagccatgattgtgccactgcactccagcctgggggatagagccagaccctgtggaaagaaaggaagggaaaaggggaaaggagggaagggaaagaaaaacgaaatgaaaggaagataaattaaaaaaataaaagaaaggtcaAGTCCAGGAAAATGCTCAGGACACAGGCCATGCCCCCGACTACCACCCGTCCCCTTCTCCCGCGTTACCGTCTCGGGGCTCGGGCTCTTTGCCGCGGAATCTGCCGGCGGCTCGGGAGTCCACCACCTGGAAGCGCCGGGATTCCAGGTTCTCCCTGATCTCCTCATAGGTCTTGATGAAGGCGGGGTCGAGCTGAGCGCGGAACTCGGCGGGAGCGGGGTAGCTCTTGCCGGAGCTGAGAGGGAAGTTCTGACGCAGCCAGTGGCGGAGGCCGCCGTCAAGCAGTGACACCGCGCGGTGGCCGAAGGCGCGGAACATCCACCAGACGCGCGGGGCGGAGTAGAGGCCCTGGTCACTGGCGTCGTAGATCACGACGTGGGTGGCCGGGCCCACGCCCAGGCGGCCTGCGTAGTCCGCGAAATGCTGGGCGCTGGGCAGCATGTGGTCGTAGGGCGAGGTGCGGTCGCTGCACTGGTCGATGTCGAAGAAGACGGCGCCCGGGATGTGGCGCTCCTCGAACTCGCGTCGCGCATCGCGCCCCAGCTTCGGCAGGTACCAGGAGGCGTCCAGCAGCTGCAGGGGCTGCCCAGCGCGCGGGGTCCGCAGCGCCTCCACCACCCACTGCGCCGACACCAGCGCGCGGAAGAGCTGTGGCGGAGCCATGGTGGCCACACTCGGACTACgggcctgggcgacagggagGATGTCAGGAGGGAAGCAAGGAGAGGCTGCcgatggggctggggctggggctggagcatGGGCGAGGGCCAGCGGGGGAGGTGCGGCCCATGCAGGGCAGAGTCCAGAGAACGCAGAAACCAGCGGTGGTGAACCCGGGCACAGAGGTGGGTAGCCAGGGGCCTCCCTCTGCCAGGCTTCATATAAACACAAGCTCCGAGTGACCCAATGACCATGACCTCATGGAGAGCCCCAGGATGCGCCCctcacctccacctgctgggcaGGAGGGTGGGTGGAGGTATCCTAGGGCAAGGCTCTGCTGGCTTCAAGGCACAAGCAGGGGCAAAGTCTCCACCCTTCCCTAAGATGCAGCTCGGCTTTATTTGCAACCAAGTCCCAAATGgaagtcattcattcacttatcaaGCATTTATATTGGCCACCTAATAGGAACAGTAGCTGGCATTTACTGAGTTCTTGCTGGGCACCACTAAATCCTAACAATatcctagaacaatgcctgacacagtAGACTCTCCAGTATGTGTTGAATGAGGGATCTTAAGAGGCTTGGTATATTATTGTCACCGTTTCAAGGAGGACACTCAGGCTCACTGAAGGGCACTAACCTGGCCtcctgcagtggctcacgcctgtaatcccagcactttgggaggccaaggcgggtggatcacctgaggtcaggagtttgagaccagcctggccaacatggtgaaacctcatctctactaaaaatacaaaaaattggccgggcgtggtggctcaagcctgtaatcacagcactttgggaggccgagatgggcagatcatgaggtcaggagatcgagaccattctggctaacacggtgaaaccctgtctctactaaaaaatacaaaaaaaaaacaacaacaaaaaaaactagccaggcgaggtggcgggtgcctgtagtcccagctacttgggaggctgaggcaggagaatggcataaacccgggaggtggagctggagtgagctgagatctggccactgcactccagcctgggcgacagagcgagaccccgtctcaaaaaaaaaaaaaaaaatacaaaaaattagctgggcttagtggcgggcatctgtaatcccagctactcaggaggctgaggcaggagaactgcttgaacccaggaggtgaagattgcagtgagctgagatcgcaccattgcaatccagcctgggggacaagagcgaaactctgtctcaaaaaaaaaaaaaaaaaaagaaaaagtgcactAACCTGACCCGGTGGTGCCAGGCTTCTCAGTAGGCAGTCAGTCCGGCACCAGAATCCGGACTTCTCAGCCACACACTCTGTGCAGGCTCCAGGAGCCTGGTGAGGCCAGGTTTTGTCTGTCCAGCCTGGGCTCTCTCTGGCCCTTATAGCAGCAGCAACAGTGATTtcgcccctccctccctctcctctccatccTTCCTGCATGCCACAGGCTGACAGTGTACCAGCTCGCCAGCCCGCTATGCCAGGCCAGCCCACAGCCTTCCTGGGTGTAGACTCCCCAAACACTTTAAGCCCTTTGTGCTGGGAAGCCACCACTGCGCAGGTGAGAGGAAAGGGCCCCTTCTGCCAGGCAGAGGCTGAGCCCCCACCAGGGCATATGGCTGGGTGTGTGGAGTAAGGGCTGCAGGTCAGCCCCCACTTATCCCCTGTGCGAGGTCCAACCTTGACACCCAATGCAGGCAGTCCTGCCGGCGAAATGAAGGGGGCAGGTAGAGAACAACATCTGTGGACTGAGTGCCTCTGTGGGCCAGGTCACATGTTAGGCACCACAGCCTTGGGCAGGTATTAGGATGCCTGCTTTATGAATGAGGCCACTGGCAATTAGAAGAATAAGTGCCTTGCCTGTAGTCACAGAAGGCAGCCTCAGGATTGGCAGTCAGAGTCTGACCCCCTCAGGCTGGACTTCCCCTGCCCCAGGTGCCACGATGACTAGGGCCTAATGAGTTCTAGGGTGACACCCTGTGCCCACCCCCACAGTCTCGCGGCAGCTGGCTTTTAGGAACCCACTTCACCCATGCAGTCAGGCCCTGTGCGGGACACTGAGCCCTCTTGCCTTTGCCAAGCCCTGGGGGTAAAAATCAGGCTGCAGGCAAGAGACAGTGAAATTGAGGACAGTTTAGAATTCAGTGTTGAGCACAGAGGGCCCCTGTGTCAGCCTGGGGTGGCAGCAGAAGAggtgggaaggcttcctggagtaGGAGGAAGTCCAGACGAATCTGACTTTTCCAGGGGCCCAGGAAGGCTCAGCATGGTCTTTAGAGTAGGGAGGCTGCCAAGGGATCTTTGGCTAAGGGGAATCCCCATTATTTGAGTTACATCTCAGCTAGGGGGCGCTGTGCTGGCAGCTGCTGCAGGTTCCTTCCTGAGGAACCCTATTGTGGGAACCACAGCAGCCCTGGTGCACCCCCCAACACTGTCCCCCATTCTTGGGGATCCTTGTTTCCCTCACCCAATCATCCATTTAGAGTAGAAAGAGCCCTGGTTTGGGAGCCAGAAAGCCCCCAAAATCAATGTAAACCCCACTCCACTGCTTAACTGGTTGTGTGACAGTGGCTGTGTAGGGTCTCTGGGTAGTTTCTGTTCCTTATAATGGAgcttcccacctccacctcttagAGCCAAGATTAAACAATAAAAGTAGAAGGGGCAACCGTCATGCATTACATCTGGCTGGTTTTAATAATCATTAAAAAcggtttaggccgggcgcggtggctcacacctgtaatcccagcactttgggaggccaaggcgggcagataatgaggtcaggagttcgagaccagcctgaccaacatggtgaaaccccatctctactaaaaatacaaaaattagctcggcgtggtggcatgagcctgtagtcccagctacccggaaggctgaggcaggagaatcgcttgaacctgggaggcagaggttgcagtgagctgagatcgcgccactgcacttcagcccgggtgacagactgagactccatctcaaaataataataatagtattgcATTATTTCTTCCATTACTCTCATTGGTGGCCCTGGAACTGACAGCAGCAAATCTAAAATCTTAGAATTTCAGGGCTTGGTGGGACTTCAGAGATCTGAAGTCAACCTGCCCCAGTCTCCCTGCTTGATTGGCACTTCTCACAAAGGACTGTGGGCCATAAAGAAGGGTGTGAGGGCAGCCTGTGGGTGTCAGGGAGGGGTAGAAACCAGGTGCCTGTGTGATTCAGGAGCCAGGATCACCATAGGTGGGGGTGCCCTGGGAGTGGAGGACCCTAGGACATAACTGCCCCAGGCTCATGTCAGGAGGGTACACAGCTGCACTGAGGCAAGCGTGAGTAGCAGGCTGGATCCAGGGTACCCATTGAGGAGCAGAGCTT
This is a stretch of genomic DNA from Papio anubis isolate 15944 chromosome 16, Panubis1.0, whole genome shotgun sequence. It encodes these proteins:
- the MPST gene encoding 3-mercaptopyruvate sulfurtransferase isoform X1; translated protein: MAEPGSQESEILARSPSVATMAPPQLFRALVSAQWVVEALRTPRAGQPLQLLDASWYLPKLGRDARREFEERHIPGAVFFDIDQCSDRTSPYDHMLPSAQHFADYAGRLGVGPATHVVIYDASDQGLYSAPRVWWMFRAFGHRAVSLLDGGLRHWLRQNFPLSSGKSYPAPAEFRAQLDPAFIKTYEEIRENLESRRFQVVDSRAAGRFRGKEPEPRDGIEPGHIPGTVNIPFTDFLTQEGLEKSPEEIRHLFQEKKVDLSKPLVATCGSGVTACHVALGAYLCGKPDVPIYDGSWVEWYMRARPEDIISEGRGKSH
- the MPST gene encoding 3-mercaptopyruvate sulfurtransferase isoform X2, which produces MAPPQLFRALVSAQWVVEALRTPRAGQPLQLLDASWYLPKLGRDARREFEERHIPGAVFFDIDQCSDRTSPYDHMLPSAQHFADYAGRLGVGPATHVVIYDASDQGLYSAPRVWWMFRAFGHRAVSLLDGGLRHWLRQNFPLSSGKSYPAPAEFRAQLDPAFIKTYEEIRENLESRRFQVVDSRAAGRFRGKEPEPRDGIEPGHIPGTVNIPFTDFLTQEGLEKSPEEIRHLFQEKKVDLSKPLVATCGSGVTACHVALGAYLCGKPDVPIYDGSWVEWYMRARPEDIISEGRGKSH